A window of the Gordonia humi genome harbors these coding sequences:
- a CDS encoding amino acid permease gives MSNPMFRVKSVEQSMADTDEPDTKLRKDLTAWDLTVFGVAVVVGAGIFTLTATTAGNVAGPSVSLAFVLAAIACGLAALCYAEFASTVPVAGSAYTFSYATFGEFIAWIIGWDLILEFALAASVVAKGWSSYLGNVIGEGNNVFVIGGHTFDWGAALLIAVLTTLLVLGTKLSSRVSLIITCVKVAVVLLVIIVGAFYFSGKNLDPYVPPAQDTGEQASGIHQTLFSWISGGAGSNFGWYGLLAAASLVFFAFIGFDVVATTAEETKDPQKSLPRGILGSLAIVTVLYVGVSLVLTGMVPYTELATKEVDGKEVTSTLATAFEVHGITWAQWAINVGALAGLTTVVMVMLLGQTRVGFAMSRDGLLPRGLAKTGKRGTPYRITVIVGVVSAALAFFFPMGTLEEMVNIGTLFAFVLVCIGVVVLRRTRPDLKRGFRVPLVPLVPILAVLACIWLMINLSIETWVRFLVWMVIGIVVYMAYGVRHSVLGMRERKELPGFATVDGHGDTTPSADAGSDT, from the coding sequence GTGAGCAACCCGATGTTTCGGGTGAAGTCCGTCGAGCAATCGATGGCCGACACCGATGAACCGGACACCAAACTCAGAAAAGACCTGACCGCCTGGGACCTCACGGTGTTCGGCGTCGCCGTCGTCGTCGGTGCGGGCATCTTCACCCTGACCGCGACGACTGCGGGAAACGTCGCGGGGCCCTCGGTCTCGTTGGCGTTCGTCCTCGCAGCCATCGCCTGCGGACTCGCCGCGCTCTGCTATGCGGAATTCGCTTCGACGGTGCCGGTCGCGGGATCGGCCTACACCTTCTCGTATGCGACGTTCGGCGAGTTCATCGCCTGGATCATCGGCTGGGACCTGATCCTCGAATTCGCTCTCGCGGCGTCGGTCGTCGCCAAGGGCTGGTCGTCGTATCTGGGCAATGTGATCGGCGAGGGGAACAACGTCTTCGTGATCGGCGGGCACACCTTCGACTGGGGCGCCGCGCTCCTCATCGCGGTCCTGACGACGCTGCTCGTCCTCGGAACCAAGCTGTCGTCGCGCGTCTCGCTGATCATCACCTGTGTGAAGGTCGCCGTCGTCCTTCTGGTCATCATCGTCGGCGCGTTCTACTTCAGCGGTAAGAACCTCGACCCGTACGTTCCGCCCGCCCAGGACACCGGCGAGCAGGCGTCGGGCATTCACCAGACGCTGTTCTCCTGGATCAGCGGTGGTGCCGGCAGCAACTTCGGCTGGTACGGACTGCTCGCCGCGGCGTCGCTCGTCTTCTTCGCCTTCATCGGCTTCGACGTCGTCGCCACCACCGCCGAGGAGACCAAGGATCCGCAGAAGTCGCTGCCTCGGGGAATCCTCGGCTCGCTGGCGATCGTCACCGTCCTGTACGTGGGCGTCTCACTGGTGCTGACCGGGATGGTGCCGTACACCGAACTCGCGACGAAGGAGGTCGACGGCAAGGAGGTCACCTCCACTCTGGCCACCGCGTTCGAAGTCCACGGGATCACCTGGGCGCAGTGGGCGATCAACGTCGGAGCCCTGGCCGGACTCACCACCGTCGTGATGGTGATGCTCCTCGGCCAGACCCGTGTCGGGTTCGCGATGTCGCGCGACGGGCTGCTGCCACGCGGCCTGGCCAAGACCGGTAAGCGCGGCACCCCGTACCGGATCACGGTGATCGTCGGTGTCGTGTCCGCCGCACTGGCCTTCTTCTTCCCGATGGGCACCCTCGAAGAGATGGTGAACATCGGCACCCTGTTCGCGTTCGTCCTGGTCTGCATCGGCGTCGTCGTGCTGCGGCGTACGCGACCGGACCTCAAGCGCGGCTTCCGAGTGCCGTTGGTGCCGTTGGTGCCGATTCTCGCGGTCCTCGCGTGCATCTGGCTGATGATCAACCTGTCGATCGAGACCTGGGTCCGATTCCTCGTGTGGATGGTCATCGGCATCGTCGTCTACATGGCGTACGGCGTCCGACACTCCGTCCTCGGCATGCGTGAGCGAAAGGAACTGCCGGGCTTCGCCACCGTCGACGGCCACGGCGACACGACACCCTCCGCGGATGCGGGCTCGGACACCTGA
- a CDS encoding LLM class flavin-dependent oxidoreductase, with translation MQFGIFSVGDLTADPTTGSTVSEHERLTAMTAIALKAEEVGLDVFATGEHHNPPFVPSSPTTMLGWIAARTERLQLSTATTLITTNDPVKIAEDYAMLQHLADGRVDLTLGRGNTGPVYPWFGKDIRKGIPMAVENYHLLRRLWREKNVDWDGEFRTPLQGFTSTPAPLDDTPPFVWHGSIRSPEIAEQAAFYGDGFFHNNIFWNKEHTEQMVNLYRQRYEHYGHGSADQAIVGLGGQVFMAETEAEAKRRFRPYFDNAPVYGHGPSMEEFTEMTPLTVGTPEQVIEKTLTFAGYAGDYQRQLFLVDHAGLPLDQVLEQVEILGREVVPTLRTEFERRRPAHVPSDPPSHADLVAAGADSAHRKVISSPAVAAAEAAR, from the coding sequence ATGCAGTTCGGCATCTTCAGCGTCGGCGATCTGACCGCCGACCCCACCACCGGCAGCACGGTCAGCGAGCACGAACGGTTGACGGCGATGACCGCGATCGCTCTCAAGGCCGAAGAGGTCGGTCTCGACGTGTTCGCCACCGGCGAGCACCACAATCCGCCGTTCGTGCCGAGTTCGCCCACCACGATGCTCGGCTGGATCGCCGCGCGGACCGAGCGGCTTCAGCTCTCCACCGCGACGACCCTGATCACCACGAACGACCCGGTCAAGATCGCCGAAGACTATGCGATGCTGCAACATCTGGCGGACGGTCGGGTGGACCTGACCCTGGGCCGCGGCAACACCGGACCGGTGTATCCGTGGTTCGGCAAGGACATCCGCAAGGGCATCCCGATGGCCGTGGAGAACTACCATCTGCTGCGTCGTCTGTGGCGTGAGAAGAACGTCGATTGGGACGGCGAGTTCCGCACTCCCCTACAGGGATTCACCTCAACCCCCGCTCCGCTGGACGATACGCCGCCGTTCGTCTGGCACGGCTCCATCCGTTCGCCGGAGATCGCCGAACAGGCCGCGTTCTACGGCGACGGCTTCTTCCACAACAACATCTTCTGGAACAAGGAGCACACCGAGCAGATGGTGAACCTGTACCGGCAGCGCTACGAGCACTACGGCCACGGCTCCGCCGATCAGGCGATCGTCGGACTCGGCGGACAGGTGTTCATGGCCGAGACCGAGGCCGAGGCCAAGCGGCGCTTCCGTCCGTACTTCGACAATGCGCCGGTCTACGGGCACGGCCCGTCGATGGAGGAGTTCACCGAGATGACTCCGCTGACGGTCGGCACTCCGGAGCAGGTGATCGAGAAGACGCTGACCTTCGCCGGCTACGCGGGCGACTACCAGCGTCAGCTGTTCCTCGTCGACCACGCCGGTCTCCCGCTGGACCAGGTCCTCGAGCAGGTCGAGATCCTGGGCCGCGAGGTGGTGCCGACCCTGCGCACCGAGTTCGAACGCCGACGCCCGGCACACGTGCCGTCCGATCCGCCGTCGCACGCGGACCTGGTCGCCGCGGGCGCCGACAGCGCTCACCGCAAGGTGATCTCCAGCCCGGCGGTCGCGGCGGCCGAGGCCGCACGATGA
- a CDS encoding CE1759 family FMN reductase — protein sequence MTRRVVVVNAGVSAASSTRLLSEQLAGAVEAAVSARGEQATIDYIDVASLARDLATAVTSGVASPQVRAAQDAIADADGLIVATPVFAASYSGIFKMFFDVLDPDALTGVPVLAAATAGTPRHSLVIDHAIRPLLAYLRAEVLPTGVFAATDDFGSPELGTRISRAGAELADRMMVGGSVAGFGGPTDGAAAPRRSGHPTDLGPVADFADLLRGHTGEK from the coding sequence ATGACCCGCCGGGTGGTGGTCGTCAACGCGGGAGTCTCAGCGGCGTCGTCGACACGGCTGTTGTCCGAACAGCTCGCGGGTGCGGTCGAGGCCGCGGTGTCTGCGCGCGGAGAGCAGGCGACGATCGACTACATCGACGTCGCATCGCTCGCCCGCGATCTGGCGACCGCGGTGACCTCCGGCGTCGCGTCGCCCCAGGTCCGCGCGGCGCAGGACGCGATCGCCGACGCCGACGGTCTGATCGTCGCGACACCGGTGTTCGCCGCGTCGTACAGCGGCATCTTCAAGATGTTCTTCGACGTCCTGGATCCGGACGCGCTCACCGGAGTGCCGGTCCTGGCCGCGGCGACGGCCGGTACACCGCGCCACTCGCTGGTGATCGACCACGCCATCCGCCCGCTCCTGGCGTACCTGCGGGCCGAGGTGCTGCCGACGGGTGTCTTCGCAGCGACCGACGACTTCGGTTCCCCCGAACTCGGCACCCGCATCTCGCGGGCAGGCGCCGAGCTCGCCGACCGCATGATGGTCGGCGGCTCCGTCGCCGGGTTCGGCGGTCCGACGGACGGCGCAGCGGCGCCGCGTCGCAGCGGTCATCCCACCGATCTGGGACCGGTGGCCGACTTCGCCGACCTGCTGCGCGGGCACACCGGAGAGAAGTAG
- a CDS encoding DUF7144 family membrane protein, translated as MSRPDPVDNAYAGGITIGAAALLFVGGVLEALQGISALADDKIFVIGEDYVYSFNLTTWGWIHLILGIIGIAVAIGMAMGSDWARMAAIVIASVSIIAQFMWLPQHPWWAILIIAVDVMIIWAVSTWRLDTA; from the coding sequence ATGTCGAGACCTGATCCCGTCGATAACGCCTACGCGGGTGGAATCACGATCGGCGCGGCCGCGCTGCTCTTCGTCGGAGGTGTGCTGGAAGCCCTGCAAGGCATCTCCGCGCTCGCCGACGACAAGATATTCGTGATCGGCGAAGACTACGTCTACTCGTTCAACCTGACCACCTGGGGATGGATTCACCTGATCCTCGGCATCATCGGCATCGCGGTCGCGATCGGTATGGCGATGGGTTCCGACTGGGCCCGCATGGCCGCGATCGTCATCGCCTCGGTGTCGATCATCGCCCAGTTCATGTGGCTGCCGCAGCATCCGTGGTGGGCGATCCTCATCATCGCCGTCGACGTCATGATCATCTGGGCCGTCAGCACGTGGCGGCTCGACACCGCCTGA
- a CDS encoding WXG100 family type VII secretion target, giving the protein MSGVIRYNFASLDTLSGDLRGQFQRLEELSGQLKRQVTALASHWDSGGANAYQQSQAQWDKLFADARTRLDSLGVGVQKAASQMRDTDLRVSRTFGA; this is encoded by the coding sequence ATGTCCGGAGTGATTCGATACAATTTCGCGAGTCTCGACACGCTGTCGGGGGATCTGCGCGGTCAGTTTCAGCGGTTGGAGGAGCTGTCGGGGCAGCTCAAACGGCAGGTGACCGCGCTCGCCAGTCATTGGGACTCCGGTGGCGCGAACGCGTACCAGCAGTCGCAGGCTCAATGGGACAAGCTGTTCGCCGACGCGCGGACCAGGCTCGACTCGTTGGGGGTCGGAGTGCAGAAGGCGGCGTCGCAGATGCGCGACACCGACCTGCGTGTCAGTCGTACATTCGGCGCCTGA
- a CDS encoding WXG100 family type VII secretion target gives MTTGLNVDLGASQASTASIKGIVSEMQGIIGRIQSAAANGSSTWDGKASTTFDGTHTDWHQTATRLQHALDEIEAKLTTGFRGYDDEDATAAAMVGGSGQGTLAL, from the coding sequence GTGACCACAGGACTCAATGTCGACCTCGGCGCCTCGCAGGCGTCGACGGCGAGTATCAAAGGGATAGTCAGCGAGATGCAGGGGATCATCGGCCGCATCCAGTCGGCGGCGGCGAACGGCAGCAGCACCTGGGACGGCAAGGCGTCGACCACATTCGACGGTACGCACACCGACTGGCACCAGACCGCCACCAGGCTGCAGCACGCGCTCGACGAGATCGAGGCCAAGCTGACCACCGGCTTCCGCGGCTACGACGACGAGGACGCGACCGCGGCCGCCATGGTCGGCGGCTCGGGTCAGGGAACACTGGCGCTCTAG
- a CDS encoding YbaB/EbfC family nucleoid-associated protein, giving the protein MSVMDEIARNAERQLEMLEDVQTRLGALTVRETGDDGRVIVHVDVSGALTGLELLPGACKGNPIALAEAIVRTAVRAATQVFTERAEIMAAFVEDFAELTGESMEPNGPTVRPTYREHFSSKGES; this is encoded by the coding sequence ATGAGCGTGATGGACGAGATCGCACGCAATGCCGAGCGTCAGCTCGAGATGCTCGAGGACGTCCAGACCCGACTCGGGGCGTTGACGGTGCGCGAGACCGGCGACGACGGTCGCGTGATCGTCCACGTCGACGTGTCGGGTGCACTCACCGGTCTGGAACTGCTTCCCGGGGCGTGCAAAGGGAATCCGATCGCGTTGGCGGAGGCGATCGTCCGGACGGCTGTGCGTGCGGCGACCCAGGTGTTCACCGAGCGCGCCGAGATCATGGCGGCGTTCGTCGAGGACTTCGCCGAACTCACCGGCGAGTCGATGGAACCGAACGGGCCGACCGTGCGTCCAACCTACCGAGAGCACTTTTCGTCGAAGGGGGAGTCATGA
- a CDS encoding MinD/ParA family ATP-binding protein, with protein sequence MTTDFASPTGSGTGPYDPETPPWLVSATPPEPAAAPVAADPTPIPAGAVDLSQIVPPPPVGVVSPPVTPPRPAPPPPMPPPGGPRPNFPNPIRPTPPPTTGQLGPALDEVALIRKARRAPAHGWRRAVHTLSAGTVNPGESPAELEYRDLLDRVRQPVRGDYRIAVLSLKGGVGKTTTTIGLGSTFSSLRGDRVIAVDANPDLGTLAQRIPLQTQSTVRDLLADPVLSRYSDVRAHTSQAPSRLEVLASERDPAAAEAFDESEYRGVMSILQRFYNIILTDCGTGMSHDAMRGVLDLADAIVLVSSPALDGARSAGATLDWLQGHGFGHLIGRCVVVLSSARPGASSIDVGNLTQHFLTRCRAVQEVPFDDHLAEGADIDLDLLGRHARRAFVELAATIADDFGGTVLRRHPPFEG encoded by the coding sequence ATGACGACCGACTTCGCCTCACCGACCGGATCCGGCACCGGCCCGTACGACCCGGAGACTCCGCCTTGGCTGGTGAGTGCGACTCCGCCGGAACCGGCCGCCGCTCCGGTAGCGGCCGACCCGACTCCGATCCCGGCGGGCGCGGTGGATCTCTCGCAGATCGTGCCGCCGCCACCGGTCGGCGTCGTCAGCCCGCCCGTCACCCCGCCGCGACCGGCACCGCCGCCGCCGATGCCGCCACCGGGCGGTCCCCGGCCGAATTTCCCGAATCCGATTCGCCCGACGCCGCCTCCCACGACCGGGCAGCTCGGTCCGGCCCTCGACGAGGTCGCACTGATCAGGAAGGCCAGACGCGCGCCGGCGCATGGATGGCGTCGAGCGGTGCACACGCTCAGCGCCGGCACCGTGAATCCGGGTGAGTCGCCGGCCGAGCTCGAATACCGCGACCTGCTCGACCGCGTCCGGCAACCGGTCCGCGGCGACTACCGCATCGCGGTGCTCTCCCTCAAGGGCGGCGTCGGAAAGACCACCACGACCATCGGCCTCGGATCCACGTTCTCGTCTCTGCGCGGCGACCGCGTCATCGCCGTCGACGCCAATCCCGACCTGGGCACGCTCGCACAGCGCATCCCGCTGCAGACCCAGTCGACGGTCCGCGATCTGCTCGCCGATCCGGTCCTGTCCCGCTACTCCGACGTCCGTGCGCACACCTCGCAGGCGCCGAGCCGCTTGGAAGTCCTGGCGTCCGAACGCGATCCGGCCGCCGCAGAGGCGTTCGACGAGAGCGAGTACCGCGGCGTCATGTCGATCCTGCAGCGGTTCTACAACATCATCCTCACCGACTGCGGGACCGGAATGTCCCACGATGCAATGCGCGGTGTCCTCGACCTGGCCGATGCGATCGTGCTGGTCAGCTCGCCGGCCCTCGATGGCGCGAGGAGCGCGGGCGCCACCCTCGACTGGCTCCAGGGACACGGCTTCGGTCATCTGATCGGCCGGTGCGTCGTGGTCCTCAGTTCGGCACGGCCGGGCGCGTCGTCGATCGACGTCGGCAATCTGACCCAACACTTCCTGACCCGGTGTCGAGCCGTTCAGGAGGTGCCGTTCGACGACCATCTCGCCGAGGGCGCCGACATCGACCTCGATCTCCTCGGCAGACACGCGCGCCGGGCGTTCGTCGAACTGGCCGCCACGATCGCCGACGACTTCGGCGGCACTGTGCTGCGACGCCACCCGCCTTTCGAGGGGTGA
- a CDS encoding NAD(P)/FAD-dependent oxidoreductase, with protein sequence MRSTDVVIIGSGFGGLAAAKRLAKSRVDTLLISATDEHLFQPLLYQVATGVLPTEEIAPNIADVLASKETVSVVRGYVTAVDVERKVVVYRTDDGVEEVAYRKLIAAAGVAQGYFGHDEWAEATFSLKTLDDAVALRGQLLDCFAAPADDVDAHTFVVVGGGATGVEIAGQIRELAVRHFTDVPAHVYLVEGAGDLLPVYGGKLSDFTRATLEKTGIEVLTDTFVTDIDGHAVTVRSGQTERVLRAATIVWSAGVRATDLSATIAEATGCATDRAGRLLIDDDLTVGDRDDVFAIGDMTSLKGYPGQSPVAMQQGRHVADMIRGKKAPGTEFVYTDKGSMAVVNRHNAVVDAPFGIKLTGVLGWFTWLGVHLYYLVGFRNRAVAVASWFKSFAGRARPGFAQAVPSADGRPDDRSDGVDTAA encoded by the coding sequence ATGCGAAGCACCGACGTGGTGATCATCGGATCGGGATTCGGCGGTCTGGCCGCAGCGAAGCGGTTGGCCAAGTCGAGAGTCGACACGTTGTTGATCTCGGCCACCGACGAGCATCTGTTCCAGCCGTTGCTCTATCAGGTCGCGACCGGCGTCCTGCCGACCGAGGAGATCGCGCCGAACATCGCCGACGTGCTCGCGTCCAAGGAGACCGTGTCGGTGGTCCGCGGATACGTGACCGCCGTCGACGTCGAGCGCAAGGTCGTCGTCTACCGCACCGACGATGGAGTCGAAGAGGTCGCGTATCGGAAGCTGATCGCGGCGGCAGGCGTCGCGCAGGGCTATTTCGGTCACGACGAGTGGGCCGAGGCCACTTTCTCGCTCAAGACGCTCGACGACGCCGTCGCGCTCCGCGGACAGTTGCTCGACTGTTTCGCGGCACCGGCCGACGACGTCGACGCGCACACCTTCGTGGTGGTCGGCGGCGGTGCGACCGGCGTCGAGATCGCCGGGCAGATCCGGGAGCTGGCCGTCCGCCACTTCACCGACGTCCCCGCGCACGTCTACCTCGTCGAAGGCGCGGGCGACCTGCTGCCGGTGTACGGCGGCAAGCTGTCGGACTTCACCCGCGCAACCCTGGAGAAGACGGGGATCGAGGTGCTCACCGACACCTTCGTCACCGACATCGACGGTCATGCGGTGACAGTTCGCAGCGGTCAGACCGAACGCGTCCTGCGCGCGGCGACCATCGTGTGGTCGGCGGGCGTTCGGGCCACCGACCTGTCGGCGACCATCGCCGAGGCCACCGGCTGCGCCACGGACCGGGCCGGGCGCCTGCTGATCGACGACGATCTGACCGTCGGCGACCGCGACGACGTCTTCGCCATCGGCGACATGACCAGCCTCAAGGGCTACCCGGGTCAGAGCCCGGTGGCCATGCAGCAGGGCCGCCACGTCGCCGACATGATCCGCGGGAAGAAGGCGCCGGGTACCGAGTTCGTGTACACCGACAAGGGCAGCATGGCGGTGGTGAACCGCCACAACGCCGTCGTCGACGCGCCGTTCGGGATCAAACTCACCGGAGTGCTCGGTTGGTTCACCTGGTTGGGTGTGCACTTGTACTACCTGGTCGGCTTCCGGAACCGGGCGGTCGCGGTGGCCTCGTGGTTCAAGTCGTTCGCGGGTCGGGCACGCCCGGGATTCGCGCAGGCCGTGCCGTCCGCCGACGGTCGGCCGGACGACCGGTCCGACGGGGTCGACACCGCGGCCTGA
- a CDS encoding LysR family transcriptional regulator, which translates to MEFRQLEYVAAVAETGGFSRAAQRCFVSQSAISHQVAALERELAVELFDRSQRRVRLTEAGETFLPYARDLLALRDDAIAATAPRPDRVRIAANMSFARAALAAVSGVRDANPDAEIDFLIKPFAQRIDAVASGEADLALIRGTVDRDGLYLDPLWVDQPVIAFSSRHPLAAGGQAPTPADLAPYPLLLPPADRQVLLHRLVDRAFDRADVEVTYGPEIREGHSVAFDLINRPDSWTLLYEDPLQPGISCRRSLSFTLPVSAVLRDDAAPNQLVAELLTELSHGFRRS; encoded by the coding sequence ATGGAGTTTCGTCAGCTGGAGTACGTCGCGGCCGTCGCCGAGACCGGAGGCTTCTCACGTGCGGCGCAGCGCTGCTTCGTGTCGCAGTCGGCCATCAGCCACCAGGTGGCGGCCCTCGAACGCGAACTCGCGGTCGAGCTCTTCGATCGGTCGCAGCGCCGCGTCCGACTCACCGAGGCGGGCGAGACCTTCCTGCCGTACGCCCGCGATCTGCTCGCACTGCGCGACGATGCGATCGCCGCGACCGCACCGCGCCCCGACCGAGTCCGCATCGCCGCCAACATGTCGTTCGCGCGCGCCGCACTGGCGGCGGTGTCGGGGGTCCGCGACGCCAACCCCGACGCCGAGATCGACTTCCTGATCAAACCGTTCGCACAGCGCATCGACGCGGTGGCCTCCGGCGAAGCCGATCTGGCCCTGATCCGCGGCACCGTCGACCGCGACGGCCTGTACCTCGATCCGTTGTGGGTGGACCAGCCCGTCATCGCCTTCAGTTCGCGTCATCCGCTCGCAGCAGGCGGCCAGGCGCCGACTCCGGCCGATCTCGCCCCCTACCCCCTGCTGCTGCCGCCCGCCGATCGACAGGTCCTGCTCCACCGCCTCGTCGACCGGGCCTTCGACCGCGCCGACGTCGAGGTGACGTACGGTCCCGAGATCCGGGAAGGACACTCGGTGGCCTTCGACCTGATCAACCGCCCGGACTCGTGGACGCTGCTCTACGAGGACCCGTTGCAGCCGGGCATCTCGTGTCGGCGCAGCCTGAGCTTCACTCTCCCCGTGTCGGCCGTTCTACGCGACGACGCCGCGCCGAACCAACTCGTC